A genomic window from Triticum urartu cultivar G1812 chromosome 7, Tu2.1, whole genome shotgun sequence includes:
- the LOC125521381 gene encoding disease resistance protein RGA4-like isoform X1, producing MEAAAATAFAGRIAPKLLEFLAANHKLRRNLEHDITYIQREFALISAAVQQDDECRWRTGAVGDHVQRAWIQIIRGLAHAIEDCIDRFMHQVTISGTSTWIRQAVHRVQTATVRKEFAKAIHELKKISQESSKLRETYYNASIGTGTSSSSTAAASVACETMTEMVIDNSLSAGRPVGMDAPRDELLEMIQQQQQQLKVISIVGFDGIGKTLLARHVYDTIENQYEARAWVSAAEQGVPTDVIKEILQQLGIPANGGGNLSKLCSILRWYLGSRRFFIVIDDMRTEFWHDIKDAFVGLSGRVLVTTAIHSVANTCSSSAAHDHVYAMKTLADEHSRLLFFKEAFQDDNPPVDKEDQLGSEALKKCDGLPLALVTTARYLQSTGNPTHGNWATLCHNLGAHLETKEMLARMKRVLVHSYTSLVKHDVKTCLLYFGIYPSGRTVRRGSLIRKWCAEGFIQGDYMCNALDAATGNFKELVNRSIIQRTDAISKNSEDEVKTYHTHGMMLEFILHMAKCDNFITLLYDQMAPPPPPSRIRWLSLHDASAKVANDLSLVRSLTIFGKAHESVLDFCKYELLRVLDLEECANHLEDKHLKEICSNLLLLRYLSLGAAVKVTTLPKESKKLQLLETLDVRRTKIEILPTQVMELPCLIHLFGKFKLQEGVGSRKMHKLQTWFSENSKLETVAGFVVDNKSQGFAQLMEHMKHLTKVKIWCEQSINNSTGPTASDSNSSTNNYTHVSNAIKGFIKRSTDVKKAHSLSIHFNDKWFQDLLVNLSLEKEEASSCYLSSLKLQGGNICSLPPFVTMLGSLTKLCLSSPHHKLSGDILAALSRVRCLAYLKLIASQLDKLVIIKGALGSLRRLCIVVEVMTELEVQEGALPFLESLQLLCKDLNGFCCTTIQSLRRIKEVTLRDGVSDETKHEWKEAAKKHPRRPKLLFVKTAEDVDMGSEPTYNSEITTPHNAIFTGEPAQVDCDDLQQDDDEKDCTDKIDILEDFASKTCLDPPVDKESFEQGMEGMVGLEDQQMEDVTRSTDQADQNVVLLVVDENRRKRARFNIGEDNSMDKMVDRVKRKNPEDVQESRPTKQTVPGLAVAVSNGN from the exons ATGGAGGCTGCGGCAGCCACTGCTTTTGCCGGTAGGATCGCGCCGAAGCTCCTGGAGTTCTTAGCTGCAAATCACAAGCTTCGGCGGAACCTGGAGCATGACATCACCTACATCCAAAGAGAGTTCGCGCTGATCTCTGCCGCCGTTCAGCAAGACGATGAGTGTCGCTGGAGGACCGGTGCTGTTGGCGACCATGTCCAGAGGGCATGGATCCAGATCATACGAGGCTTGGCGCATGCCATCGAGGACTGCATCGACCGCTTCATGCACCAGGTGACCATCTCTGGGACGTCGACGTGGATCCGTCAGGCTGTCCACCGGGTGCAGACGGCGACAGTCCGTAAGGAGTTTGCCAAGGCGATCCATGAGCTCAAGAAGATTTCACAGGAGTCGTCCAAGCTGAGAGAAACTTACTACAATGCCAGCATCGGTACTGGCACCTCCTCTTCCTCAACGGCGGCGGCATCAGTGGCATGTGAGACGATGACAGAGATGGTGATAGACAACAGCCTCTCAGCTGGTCGACCCGTGGGCATGGATGCACCCCGGGACGAGCTTCTTGAAATGatccagcagcagcaacaacagctcAAGGTGATCTCCATTGTTGGTTTCGATGGTATAGGCAAGACTCTCCTTGCCAGGCATGTTTATGACACAATTGAGAACCAATACGAAGCTCGGGCTTGGGTCTCTGCAGCAGAGCAAGGAGTCCCAACAGATGTTATCAAGGAGATACTCCAACAACTTGGCATCCCTGCAAATGGCGGAGGCAACCTCAGCAAGCTCTGCTCAATTCTCAGATGGTACCTTGGGAGCAGGAG GTTCTTCATTGTAATCGATGACATGCGGACAGAATTTTGGCATGACATAAAAGATGCGTTTGTGGGATTGAGCGGCAGAGTTCTGGTGACAACAGCCATTCATTCAGTAGCAAATACCTGCAGCAGCTCAGCAGCTCATGATCATGTGTACGCAATGAAAACTCTTGCCGATGAACACTCAAGACTACTATTCTTCAAGGAAGCTTTCCAAGATGACAATCCACCAGTTGATAAAGAGGATCAGCTTGGCTCGGAAGCACTGAAGAAGTGTGATGGTTTACCCCTTGCTCTTGTTACCACAGCCCGGTACTTGCAAAGCACGGGTAATCCGACACATGGAAACTGGGCAACATTATGCCACAACCTGGGAGCACATCTGGAAACAAAAGAGATGTTAGCAAGAATGAAGCGTGTGCTTGTCCATAGCTACACAAGCCTTGTTAAACATGATGTCAAGACGTGCTTGCTATATTTTGGTATCTACCCTAGTGGTCGTACAGTTAGGAGAGGAAGCTTGATAAGGAAATGGTGCGCTGAAGGGTTTATCCAAGGAGATTATATGTGTAATGCTCTGGATGCTGCTACAGGCAATTTTAAAGAGCTTGTCAACCGGAGCATCATCCAGCGTACAGATGCCATCAGCAAAAACAGCGAAGATGAGGTGAAGACATACCATACTCACGGCATGATGCTTGAGTTCATCCTGCACATGGCCAAGTGTGACAACTTCATTACCTTGTTATATGATCAGATggctccgccacccccacccagCAGAATCCGTTGGCTCTCCCTCCATGACGCAAGTGCCAAAGTAGCCAATGATCTATCTTTGGTCCGGTCTCTGACAATCTTTGGCAAGGCGCATGAATCAGTCCTGGATTTTTGCAAATATGAACTGCTTCGGGTTTTGGATCTAGAAGAATGTGCTAACCACTTGGAGGACAAGCATCTTAAGGAGATATGCAGCAACCTGTTGCTACTCAGGTACCTAAGCCTTGGGGCAGCTGTTAAGGTTACGACACTGCCCAAAGAGAGCAAGAAACTTCAACTTTTGGAGACGTTGGATGTAAGAAGAACCAAGATAGAGATTCTGCCCACACAAGTCATGGAGCTTCCATGCTTGATTCATCTATTTGGAAAGTTCAAGCTCCAAGAAGGTGTAGGAAGCCGGAAAATGCATAAGCTACAAACCTGGTTCTCAGAGAATAGCAAATTGGAAACAGTAGCAGGATTTGTTGTGGACAACAAGAGCCAAGGATTTGCACAGCTCATGGAGCATATGAAGCACTTGACGAAGGTGAAAATATGGTGCGAGCAGTCCATTAATAACAGCACGGGTCCCACTGCCAGTGacagcaacagcagcaccaataATTACACTCATGTCTCAAATGCCATCAAGGGGTTCATCAAGAGAAGCACCGACGTGAAAAAAGCTCATTCACTCTCAATACATTTCAATGATAAATGGTTCCAAGACTTGCTCGTGAACTTGTCCCTAGAAAAAGAAGAAGCTTCCTCCTGCTATCTTAGCTCGCTCAAGCTACAAGGGGGCAACATATGCAGCCTGCCTCCATTTGTTACCATGCTAGGTAGTCTCACTAAGCTGTGCCTTTCATCCCCTCATCATAAGCTGAGCGGGGATATTCTTGCTGCCCTGAGCAGAGTGCGCTGCTTGGCGTACCTGAAGCTGATTGCATCTCAACTGGACAAACTCGTCATCATAAAAGGTGCACTTGGAAGCCTGCGACGACTATGCATCGTGGTTGAAGTCATGACTGAACTGGAAGTACAAGAGGGAGCTCTTCCATTCCTCGAGTCGCTACAGCTGCTATGTAAGGATCTAAATGGCTTTTGCTGCACGACGATCCAGTCCCTGCGGCGTATTAAGGAGGTCACCCTCCGTGATGGAGTAAGTGATGAAACAAAGCACGAGTGGAAAGAAGCAGCAAAAAAACACCCCAGACGTCCCAAGCTCTTGTTTGTTAAGACAGCTGAAGATGTTGATATGGGAAGTGAACCTACATACAATTCTGAGATAACAACACCCCACAATGCGATTTTTACTGGAGAGCCTG CACAAGTTGATTGTGATGATCTGCAACAGGATGATGATGAGAAAGATTGTACAGATAAAATTGATATCCTAGAGGATTTTGCTAGCAAGACTTGTCTGGACCCTCCAGTGGACAAGGAAAGTTTTGAACAGGGGATGGAAGGAATGGTAGGTTTAGAGGATCAGCAGATGGAAGACGTCACTCGGTCTACTGATCAGGCTGATCAAAATGTTGTACTTTTGGTGGTGGATGAGAACAGAAGAAAGAGGGCAAGGTTCAACATTGGTGAAGATAATTCAATGGACAAGATGGTTGATAGAGTGAAGCGCAAGAACCCGGAGGATGTCCAAG AATCGAGGCCAACAAAACAAACAGTGCCTGGGCTCGCAGTTGCTGTCTCCAATGGAAATTGA
- the LOC125521381 gene encoding disease resistance protein RGA4-like isoform X2, which yields MEAAAATAFAGRIAPKLLEFLAANHKLRRNLEHDITYIQREFALISAAVQQDDECRWRTGAVGDHVQRAWIQIIRGLAHAIEDCIDRFMHQVTISGTSTWIRQAVHRVQTATVRKEFAKAIHELKKISQESSKLRETYYNASIGTGTSSSSTAAASVACETMTEMVIDNSLSAGRPVGMDAPRDELLEMIQQQQQQLKVISIVGFDGIGKTLLARHVYDTIENQYEARAWVSAAEQGVPTDVIKEILQQLGIPANGGGNLSKLCSILRWYLGSRRFFIVIDDMRTEFWHDIKDAFVGLSGRVLVTTAIHSVANTCSSSAAHDHVYAMKTLADEHSRLLFFKEAFQDDNPPVDKEDQLGSEALKKCDGLPLALVTTARYLQSTGNPTHGNWATLCHNLGAHLETKEMLARMKRVLVHSYTSLVKHDVKTCLLYFGIYPSGRTVRRGSLIRKWCAEGFIQGDYMCNALDAATGNFKELVNRSIIQRTDAISKNSEDEVKTYHTHGMMLEFILHMAKCDNFITLLYDQMAPPPPPSRIRWLSLHDASAKVANDLSLVRSLTIFGKAHESVLDFCKYELLRVLDLEECANHLEDKHLKEICSNLLLLRYLSLGAAVKVTTLPKESKKLQLLETLDVRRTKIEILPTQVMELPCLIHLFGKFKLQEGVGSRKMHKLQTWFSENSKLETVAGFVVDNKSQGFAQLMEHMKHLTKVKIWCEQSINNSTGPTASDSNSSTNNYTHVSNAIKGFIKRSTDVKKAHSLSIHFNDKWFQDLLVNLSLEKEEASSCYLSSLKLQGGNICSLPPFVTMLGSLTKLCLSSPHHKLSGDILAALSRVRCLAYLKLIASQLDKLVIIKGALGSLRRLCIVVEVMTELEVQEGALPFLESLQLLCKDLNGFCCTTIQSLRRIKEVTLRDGVSDETKHEWKEAAKKHPRRPKLLFVKTAEDVDMGSEPTYNSEITTPHNAIFTGEPAQVDCDDLQQDDDEKDCTDKIDILEDFASKTCLDPPVDKESFEQGMEGMVGLEDQQMEDVTRSTDQADQNVVLLVVDENRRKRARFNIGEDNSMDKMVDRVKRKNPEDVQVGF from the exons ATGGAGGCTGCGGCAGCCACTGCTTTTGCCGGTAGGATCGCGCCGAAGCTCCTGGAGTTCTTAGCTGCAAATCACAAGCTTCGGCGGAACCTGGAGCATGACATCACCTACATCCAAAGAGAGTTCGCGCTGATCTCTGCCGCCGTTCAGCAAGACGATGAGTGTCGCTGGAGGACCGGTGCTGTTGGCGACCATGTCCAGAGGGCATGGATCCAGATCATACGAGGCTTGGCGCATGCCATCGAGGACTGCATCGACCGCTTCATGCACCAGGTGACCATCTCTGGGACGTCGACGTGGATCCGTCAGGCTGTCCACCGGGTGCAGACGGCGACAGTCCGTAAGGAGTTTGCCAAGGCGATCCATGAGCTCAAGAAGATTTCACAGGAGTCGTCCAAGCTGAGAGAAACTTACTACAATGCCAGCATCGGTACTGGCACCTCCTCTTCCTCAACGGCGGCGGCATCAGTGGCATGTGAGACGATGACAGAGATGGTGATAGACAACAGCCTCTCAGCTGGTCGACCCGTGGGCATGGATGCACCCCGGGACGAGCTTCTTGAAATGatccagcagcagcaacaacagctcAAGGTGATCTCCATTGTTGGTTTCGATGGTATAGGCAAGACTCTCCTTGCCAGGCATGTTTATGACACAATTGAGAACCAATACGAAGCTCGGGCTTGGGTCTCTGCAGCAGAGCAAGGAGTCCCAACAGATGTTATCAAGGAGATACTCCAACAACTTGGCATCCCTGCAAATGGCGGAGGCAACCTCAGCAAGCTCTGCTCAATTCTCAGATGGTACCTTGGGAGCAGGAG GTTCTTCATTGTAATCGATGACATGCGGACAGAATTTTGGCATGACATAAAAGATGCGTTTGTGGGATTGAGCGGCAGAGTTCTGGTGACAACAGCCATTCATTCAGTAGCAAATACCTGCAGCAGCTCAGCAGCTCATGATCATGTGTACGCAATGAAAACTCTTGCCGATGAACACTCAAGACTACTATTCTTCAAGGAAGCTTTCCAAGATGACAATCCACCAGTTGATAAAGAGGATCAGCTTGGCTCGGAAGCACTGAAGAAGTGTGATGGTTTACCCCTTGCTCTTGTTACCACAGCCCGGTACTTGCAAAGCACGGGTAATCCGACACATGGAAACTGGGCAACATTATGCCACAACCTGGGAGCACATCTGGAAACAAAAGAGATGTTAGCAAGAATGAAGCGTGTGCTTGTCCATAGCTACACAAGCCTTGTTAAACATGATGTCAAGACGTGCTTGCTATATTTTGGTATCTACCCTAGTGGTCGTACAGTTAGGAGAGGAAGCTTGATAAGGAAATGGTGCGCTGAAGGGTTTATCCAAGGAGATTATATGTGTAATGCTCTGGATGCTGCTACAGGCAATTTTAAAGAGCTTGTCAACCGGAGCATCATCCAGCGTACAGATGCCATCAGCAAAAACAGCGAAGATGAGGTGAAGACATACCATACTCACGGCATGATGCTTGAGTTCATCCTGCACATGGCCAAGTGTGACAACTTCATTACCTTGTTATATGATCAGATggctccgccacccccacccagCAGAATCCGTTGGCTCTCCCTCCATGACGCAAGTGCCAAAGTAGCCAATGATCTATCTTTGGTCCGGTCTCTGACAATCTTTGGCAAGGCGCATGAATCAGTCCTGGATTTTTGCAAATATGAACTGCTTCGGGTTTTGGATCTAGAAGAATGTGCTAACCACTTGGAGGACAAGCATCTTAAGGAGATATGCAGCAACCTGTTGCTACTCAGGTACCTAAGCCTTGGGGCAGCTGTTAAGGTTACGACACTGCCCAAAGAGAGCAAGAAACTTCAACTTTTGGAGACGTTGGATGTAAGAAGAACCAAGATAGAGATTCTGCCCACACAAGTCATGGAGCTTCCATGCTTGATTCATCTATTTGGAAAGTTCAAGCTCCAAGAAGGTGTAGGAAGCCGGAAAATGCATAAGCTACAAACCTGGTTCTCAGAGAATAGCAAATTGGAAACAGTAGCAGGATTTGTTGTGGACAACAAGAGCCAAGGATTTGCACAGCTCATGGAGCATATGAAGCACTTGACGAAGGTGAAAATATGGTGCGAGCAGTCCATTAATAACAGCACGGGTCCCACTGCCAGTGacagcaacagcagcaccaataATTACACTCATGTCTCAAATGCCATCAAGGGGTTCATCAAGAGAAGCACCGACGTGAAAAAAGCTCATTCACTCTCAATACATTTCAATGATAAATGGTTCCAAGACTTGCTCGTGAACTTGTCCCTAGAAAAAGAAGAAGCTTCCTCCTGCTATCTTAGCTCGCTCAAGCTACAAGGGGGCAACATATGCAGCCTGCCTCCATTTGTTACCATGCTAGGTAGTCTCACTAAGCTGTGCCTTTCATCCCCTCATCATAAGCTGAGCGGGGATATTCTTGCTGCCCTGAGCAGAGTGCGCTGCTTGGCGTACCTGAAGCTGATTGCATCTCAACTGGACAAACTCGTCATCATAAAAGGTGCACTTGGAAGCCTGCGACGACTATGCATCGTGGTTGAAGTCATGACTGAACTGGAAGTACAAGAGGGAGCTCTTCCATTCCTCGAGTCGCTACAGCTGCTATGTAAGGATCTAAATGGCTTTTGCTGCACGACGATCCAGTCCCTGCGGCGTATTAAGGAGGTCACCCTCCGTGATGGAGTAAGTGATGAAACAAAGCACGAGTGGAAAGAAGCAGCAAAAAAACACCCCAGACGTCCCAAGCTCTTGTTTGTTAAGACAGCTGAAGATGTTGATATGGGAAGTGAACCTACATACAATTCTGAGATAACAACACCCCACAATGCGATTTTTACTGGAGAGCCTG CACAAGTTGATTGTGATGATCTGCAACAGGATGATGATGAGAAAGATTGTACAGATAAAATTGATATCCTAGAGGATTTTGCTAGCAAGACTTGTCTGGACCCTCCAGTGGACAAGGAAAGTTTTGAACAGGGGATGGAAGGAATGGTAGGTTTAGAGGATCAGCAGATGGAAGACGTCACTCGGTCTACTGATCAGGCTGATCAAAATGTTGTACTTTTGGTGGTGGATGAGAACAGAAGAAAGAGGGCAAGGTTCAACATTGGTGAAGATAATTCAATGGACAAGATGGTTGATAGAGTGAAGCGCAAGAACCCGGAGGATGTCCAAG TTGGGTTCTGA